A window of the Mucilaginibacter sp. cycad4 genome harbors these coding sequences:
- a CDS encoding S41 family peptidase — protein sequence MKRIMTIALLAFLEFYFVQSIAQTTHPAGNNRLFTPVQLQQDYRVLIKTLQEAYPSTYRYNTKNDLDRFFKDNLDKLRRPMTEKQFYPFIAATAAIMKDEHIIPTPSDAYYNEVYKKLTRFLPFNFKVIKGKMYVYKSACPYLKTGDEIITIDGVGAESIIQKLIKYLHRDGYINTFLYRHLEDFSPTQNENIFDLDYPFFYNLKNKITLKIRKQKGEVLDINCKPLYFKEYSEFYRKRNTHEPPLIFKFLTKDIAFLNISSFHTTYRESFKQDFDKLFENVFNQLDSNKTPNLILDLRRCEGGDNSYLLLLSYLMNKPFRVFDYIEVAYSGLPSTSEYFENTENAFFIDSLLYRNKSGMYRLKSKYEPTIAGYTDTYPQPHYFKGKIYVLTSGATGSAAGILSSILRNSKRAVFIGEETGGAMEGPTSLNIPILILPNSKIKIEIPLIRLQLAVKYSKGRGVIPEYEVQPTIKDLINNTDTQLNYTLRLINKKQ from the coding sequence ATGAAAAGAATAATGACTATTGCCTTGCTGGCATTTCTTGAATTTTATTTTGTTCAATCAATTGCCCAAACAACTCATCCGGCAGGAAATAACCGGCTATTTACTCCTGTACAATTACAGCAAGATTATCGGGTATTGATTAAAACTTTACAGGAAGCCTATCCAAGCACCTATCGTTATAATACTAAAAATGACCTGGATAGGTTTTTTAAAGATAATCTGGATAAGCTTCGCCGCCCAATGACAGAAAAACAATTTTATCCTTTTATTGCTGCTACCGCAGCAATAATGAAAGATGAGCATATAATTCCAACCCCGTCAGATGCCTACTATAATGAAGTGTATAAGAAGCTGACGCGATTTTTACCATTTAATTTCAAAGTGATAAAAGGCAAAATGTACGTTTACAAAAGTGCATGCCCGTATTTAAAAACAGGGGATGAAATTATTACTATAGATGGTGTCGGGGCCGAAAGTATCATACAAAAACTTATTAAGTATCTCCATCGCGATGGTTATATAAATACATTTTTGTACCGTCATTTAGAGGATTTTTCACCAACTCAAAATGAAAATATTTTCGACCTGGATTATCCGTTTTTCTATAATTTAAAGAATAAAATAACTTTAAAGATCAGGAAGCAAAAGGGCGAAGTATTAGATATCAACTGCAAGCCGCTATATTTTAAAGAGTATTCGGAATTTTATCGGAAACGAAATACCCATGAGCCACCCTTAATATTTAAATTCTTAACCAAAGATATCGCCTTCTTAAACATCAGCTCTTTTCATACTACTTATCGCGAATCATTTAAACAGGATTTTGACAAGTTGTTTGAGAACGTTTTTAACCAGCTTGATAGTAATAAAACCCCTAATTTAATACTTGATTTAAGGCGCTGCGAAGGTGGCGATAATTCTTATTTGCTGTTATTATCCTATTTAATGAACAAACCATTTCGCGTATTTGATTATATCGAAGTTGCTTACAGTGGCCTGCCATCTACCTCTGAATATTTTGAAAATACTGAAAACGCATTTTTCATCGACTCGCTTTTATATCGAAATAAATCAGGAATGTATCGGTTAAAAAGTAAATATGAGCCAACTATAGCCGGATACACTGATACTTATCCCCAACCCCATTATTTTAAAGGAAAGATATACGTGCTTACAAGTGGGGCTACAGGCTCCGCTGCGGGTATTTTATCAAGTATTTTGAGAAACAGTAAACGTGCAGTTTTCATTGGTGAAGAAACGGGGGGAGCAATGGAAGGACCAACTTCTCTGAACATACCCATTTTGATACTGCCAAACTCTAAAATTAAAATTGAAATTCCATTGATCAGGTTGCAATTAGCTGTTAAATATTCAAAGGGGAGAGGTGTAATACCTGAATATGAGGTACAGCCAACAATAAAGGATTTAATTAATAATACCGATACACAACTTAATTATACTTTAAGATTAATTAACAAAAAACAATAA
- a CDS encoding NmrA family NAD(P)-binding protein codes for MKIIVTGSTGNISKPLTQTLVAAGHNVTVISSSADKVTDIEALGAKAAIGSLTDADFLTGTFTGADALYAMVPPSFSAESLRAYQNETGKSYAEAIKRSGIKKVVALSSIGAHLDSGVGPIKGMHDVEGVLSALDGVAVKFIRAPFFYINFYSNIPLIKHQGIIGSNYPADTRLIMVHPRDIAAAIAEELEQEFSSKSVRYIVSDESTTGEVAAVLGQAIGNPGLPWIEFSDEQLTEGLQQAGVPPEMTRNFVEMGTAVRSAKIWEDYDKHKPAVSGKVSLQDFAKEFAGAYNA; via the coding sequence ATGAAAATTATAGTAACAGGTTCAACAGGTAATATAAGCAAACCATTAACACAAACTTTGGTTGCCGCAGGGCATAACGTAACAGTAATCAGCAGCAGTGCCGATAAAGTGACAGATATTGAAGCGCTGGGCGCCAAAGCTGCAATTGGTTCATTAACCGATGCCGATTTTTTGACCGGAACGTTTACTGGTGCCGATGCGCTTTACGCTATGGTACCACCAAGCTTTAGTGCCGAAAGTTTAAGAGCATATCAAAATGAAACCGGTAAAAGTTATGCGGAGGCTATCAAACGTTCGGGAATAAAAAAGGTAGTTGCGCTAAGCAGCATCGGTGCGCATTTGGATAGTGGGGTAGGGCCGATAAAAGGGATGCACGATGTTGAGGGGGTTTTAAGTGCGCTGGATGGTGTAGCAGTTAAGTTTATCCGCGCGCCATTCTTCTACATCAATTTTTACAGTAATATCCCGCTTATTAAGCACCAGGGGATCATCGGATCGAACTACCCGGCAGATACAAGGCTCATCATGGTACATCCCAGGGATATTGCCGCCGCCATTGCCGAAGAATTGGAGCAGGAGTTTAGCAGCAAAAGCGTTCGTTATATTGTAAGTGATGAATCGACAACCGGTGAAGTGGCTGCTGTTTTAGGCCAGGCTATTGGTAACCCAGGTTTGCCCTGGATAGAATTTAGCGATGAACAGCTTACAGAGGGTTTGCAGCAGGCAGGTGTTCCACCCGAAATGACCCGCAACTTTGTTGAGATGGGTACGGCGGTACGCAGCGCGAAAATTTGGGAGGATTATGACAAGCACAAGCCCGCAGTATCCGGCAAAGTGAGTTTGCAGGATTTTGCCAAAGAGTTTGCAGGAGCATACAACGCCTGA
- a CDS encoding helix-turn-helix domain-containing protein: protein MTAIKESSTIQENKQAAFKECPVTYVMERISGYWKPIILFHLLAGSKRYSELKKSIPTITEKMLIQHLKQLEAAGLVVREAKPVVPPYVTYRLSETGMGLRPVMYAMAKWAVEDSEANGKAIYRSLGDFPIEQEIANAIEAYEVSKTL from the coding sequence ATGACTGCGATAAAAGAAAGCTCGACCATACAGGAAAACAAACAAGCCGCATTTAAAGAATGCCCGGTAACCTATGTAATGGAACGCATAAGCGGCTATTGGAAGCCTATCATTTTGTTTCACTTGCTGGCTGGCAGCAAACGTTACAGCGAATTAAAAAAGTCTATCCCAACTATTACCGAGAAAATGCTGATCCAGCACCTGAAACAACTGGAAGCAGCCGGGCTCGTGGTAAGGGAAGCGAAGCCTGTTGTACCACCGTATGTAACCTACCGGCTCAGTGAAACGGGCATGGGTTTGCGACCGGTAATGTACGCGATGGCTAAATGGGCGGTTGAGGATAGCGAAGCAAATGGCAAGGCCATTTACAGAAGTTTGGGAGACTTTCCAATAGAGCAGGAGATCGCTAACGCTATAGAAGCTTACGAAGTTTCAAAAACTTTGTAA
- a CDS encoding dihydroorotase, with protein sequence MSTILIKAATIVNEHKQYVADVLIKDGLIDRIDNQIDQQADEVINAEGLYLLPGCIDDQVHFREPGLIYKADIYTESRAAVAGGITSFMEMPNTVPNTLTQELLEDKYQIASQNSLANYSFFMGASNNNLDEVLRTDTSKVCGIKVFMGSSTGNMLVDDPHTLEKLFAQSPMLIATHCEDEATIKSNLAHYKQLLGENIPVRMHPKIRSAEACYLSSSMAVELAKKHNTRLHILHISTERETHLFDNTIPLKDKRITAEACIHHLWFTDADYETKGNYIKWNPAVKTEADRDGILRAVLDGRIDVIATDHAPHTIEEKEQPYLQAPSGGPLVQHALPAMLELYHHGKISLEQIAEKMAHNVATLFQIEKRGFIREGYWADLVLVDLNKPWNVNKSNILYKCNWSPFEGNTFRSQVAYTLISGNLAYANGSIIEGKAGKRLTFSR encoded by the coding sequence ATGTCTACAATCCTCATAAAAGCAGCCACCATAGTTAACGAGCATAAACAATACGTTGCCGATGTATTGATCAAAGATGGTTTGATAGATCGTATCGATAACCAGATAGACCAGCAAGCCGATGAAGTGATCAATGCCGAAGGCCTGTACCTGCTGCCCGGATGTATTGACGATCAGGTGCACTTTCGCGAGCCGGGCTTAATTTATAAGGCCGATATTTATACCGAATCCAGGGCTGCTGTTGCCGGTGGTATCACCTCATTTATGGAGATGCCGAACACCGTTCCCAACACGTTAACGCAGGAGCTTTTGGAGGATAAATACCAGATCGCATCGCAAAATTCGCTGGCTAATTACTCGTTTTTTATGGGCGCATCCAACAACAATCTGGATGAGGTTTTGCGCACCGATACCAGCAAGGTTTGCGGCATCAAAGTGTTCATGGGATCCTCTACCGGCAACATGCTGGTTGACGATCCTCACACACTCGAAAAACTCTTCGCGCAATCTCCAATGCTCATCGCAACACACTGCGAAGATGAGGCTACAATCAAGAGTAATCTTGCCCATTACAAGCAACTGCTTGGCGAAAATATTCCGGTGCGGATGCATCCAAAAATCAGGAGCGCGGAGGCCTGCTATTTGTCGTCATCAATGGCGGTTGAGCTGGCAAAAAAACACAACACCCGTTTGCATATTTTGCACATTTCTACCGAGCGGGAGACACATCTTTTTGACAACACAATTCCATTAAAAGATAAACGAATTACCGCCGAAGCCTGCATCCATCACCTGTGGTTTACCGATGCGGATTATGAAACAAAAGGCAACTATATTAAGTGGAACCCGGCAGTAAAAACAGAGGCAGACCGTGATGGTATTTTAAGAGCCGTTTTGGATGGCCGCATTGATGTTATTGCTACCGACCATGCCCCGCATACCATTGAAGAAAAAGAGCAGCCTTACCTGCAGGCCCCATCCGGCGGTCCGTTGGTTCAGCATGCTTTACCTGCCATGTTAGAGCTGTATCATCATGGCAAAATAAGCCTCGAACAAATAGCAGAAAAAATGGCGCATAACGTAGCTACACTTTTTCAAATAGAAAAACGTGGCTTTATCCGCGAAGGTTATTGGGCCGACCTTGTACTTGTAGATTTAAACAAACCCTGGAACGTAAATAAAAGCAATATCCTGTATAAGTGTAACTGGAGCCCGTTTGAAGGCAATACCTTCCGCTCACAAGTAGCTTATACATTGATATCGGGAAATCTGGCCTATGCCAATGGCAGTATTATTGAAGGTAAAGCTGGTAAACGATTGACTTTTAGCAGGTAG
- a CDS encoding GyrI-like domain-containing protein: MDKLKIKGFFLVGISVRTTNQNGQAMKDIAGLWNWFMSEGILQQVVNRLSDDIYCVYTDYESDKDGFYTTVLGCRVATKDNIPEGLICITVPPGNYNRYVAKGALPQAVGETWHQIWTSDIDRRYMADFDVYGAKAQSPGNAEVEVFVGVN; encoded by the coding sequence ATGGATAAATTGAAAATAAAAGGCTTCTTTTTAGTCGGCATTTCGGTACGCACGACAAACCAAAACGGGCAGGCGATGAAGGACATTGCCGGACTCTGGAACTGGTTTATGAGCGAAGGGATTTTACAGCAGGTAGTGAACCGTCTCAGCGATGATATTTATTGTGTTTACACTGACTATGAAAGCGACAAAGACGGTTTTTATACTACCGTGCTCGGTTGCAGGGTGGCTACGAAAGATAATATCCCGGAAGGGCTGATCTGCATCACCGTGCCACCGGGAAATTATAACCGCTACGTAGCTAAAGGTGCGCTGCCGCAGGCGGTAGGCGAAACCTGGCACCAGATCTGGACAAGTGATATTGACAGGAGGTATATGGCTGATTTTGATGTATACGGCGCTAAAGCACAAAGCCCCGGTAATGCGGAGGTGGAAGTTTTTGTTGGGGTGAATTAG
- a CDS encoding SRPBCC family protein: MEKLTVNVQVKFKAPMAKVWQGLTDPAMVKKYFFGTDLESSWRVGEPIKFSGEWNGKKYEDHGTILDIDPGTFVKYDYWSSMSGTEDKPENYANITYNLTENNGETELTVTQDNVKNEEAKTHSEQNWKGIFEELKKLIE, from the coding sequence ATGGAAAAATTAACAGTAAATGTGCAGGTGAAATTTAAAGCACCGATGGCTAAAGTTTGGCAAGGCCTTACTGATCCTGCTATGGTGAAAAAATATTTTTTTGGTACCGATCTTGAATCGAGCTGGAGGGTAGGGGAGCCTATTAAATTCAGCGGCGAGTGGAATGGTAAGAAGTATGAAGATCATGGAACCATACTGGATATTGATCCCGGTACATTTGTAAAATACGATTACTGGAGCAGTATGAGCGGTACCGAAGATAAGCCCGAAAACTACGCCAATATTACCTATAACCTAACCGAAAACAACGGCGAAACAGAGCTCACCGTTACCCAGGACAATGTAAAAAATGAGGAAGCCAAAACGCATTCTGAACAAAATTGGAAAGGGATTTTTGAGGAGCTAAAGAAATTGATTGAATAA
- a CDS encoding EVE domain-containing protein yields the protein MKHWIIVVSKDHIGRGISGGFIQANHGKLAPLKRMEVGDWVAVYSPKQKMNGDEPLQAFTAIGQVRDEDIYQKQMAIDFIPYRRNVNYYECTEVPIAPMIDELDFITNKKAWGYNFRFGFFEVPGADFEKIKEQMITAKQPLLNKATLWKN from the coding sequence ATGAAACATTGGATAATAGTAGTATCAAAAGATCACATTGGCCGTGGCATTTCCGGGGGATTTATACAGGCCAATCATGGTAAACTGGCGCCGCTTAAACGTATGGAGGTTGGCGACTGGGTGGCGGTGTATTCGCCTAAGCAAAAGATGAACGGCGACGAGCCTTTGCAGGCCTTTACTGCCATTGGCCAGGTGCGGGACGAAGATATCTATCAAAAGCAAATGGCCATTGATTTTATCCCTTACCGCCGAAATGTAAATTACTACGAATGTACCGAAGTTCCGATAGCTCCGATGATTGACGAGCTTGATTTTATCACTAACAAAAAAGCATGGGGTTATAACTTCAGGTTTGGATTTTTTGAAGTTCCCGGCGCGGATTTTGAGAAGATAAAGGAACAAATGATCACTGCGAAACAACCACTATTAAATAAAGCTACGTTATGGAAAAATTAA
- a CDS encoding YafY family protein yields MNRIDRISAILIQLQSRRVVKAGDIADRFNISLRTVYRDIKTLEEAGIPLIGEAGVGYSIMDGYRLPPVMFTREEATAFLTAEKFVEKLTDTSTTAQYQSAMYKVRAILKSSEKDALENLDGSIEVLKSHSQKRAGNTDHIQTILDCIVCKKIMCIDYFAAHSQENTKRDVEPVGVFFLDSFWHLIAYCRLRNDYRDFRIDRIKKLMVTDKSYINSKHPTLKDYIDKMASEKQLEQVVIKVDKEIHSYLDHQKYYGGFVSEKTVGNKIEMTFLTISLEGFARWYMTFGDRAEILKPDTLLQRVREITATITQKIN; encoded by the coding sequence ATGAACCGCATCGACCGAATATCAGCCATTTTGATCCAACTACAATCACGCAGGGTAGTAAAGGCGGGGGATATCGCCGATAGGTTTAACATTAGCCTGCGTACGGTTTACCGTGATATTAAAACGCTTGAAGAGGCGGGTATCCCCCTTATAGGTGAAGCCGGCGTTGGTTACTCCATTATGGATGGTTACCGCCTGCCCCCGGTTATGTTTACCCGCGAGGAAGCTACAGCCTTTTTAACTGCCGAAAAGTTTGTCGAAAAGCTTACCGATACCTCAACCACGGCACAATACCAATCGGCCATGTATAAGGTGAGGGCCATTCTTAAATCATCCGAAAAGGATGCTTTAGAAAATCTCGACGGCAGCATCGAAGTATTGAAAAGCCATAGCCAAAAACGCGCCGGAAATACTGATCATATTCAAACCATACTGGATTGTATCGTGTGTAAAAAGATCATGTGCATTGACTACTTCGCTGCCCACTCGCAGGAAAACACCAAACGCGATGTAGAGCCGGTCGGCGTTTTTTTTCTTGATAGTTTCTGGCACCTGATAGCTTACTGCCGCCTGCGTAATGATTACCGCGATTTCAGGATAGACCGCATCAAAAAGCTGATGGTAACAGATAAAAGTTATATCAACAGCAAGCACCCTACGCTAAAGGATTATATTGATAAAATGGCGAGCGAAAAGCAGCTTGAGCAGGTGGTGATCAAAGTTGATAAGGAGATCCATAGTTATCTCGACCATCAAAAATACTATGGCGGTTTTGTATCTGAGAAAACCGTGGGCAATAAAATTGAGATGACTTTTCTTACTATTTCGTTAGAAGGTTTTGCCCGTTGGTATATGACCTTTGGCGACCGCGCTGAAATCCTCAAACCTGATACACTGTTGCAGCGTGTACGGGAGATTACCGCAACCATCACCCAAAAAATAAATTAA
- a CDS encoding DUF2007 domain-containing protein, protein MAVQPEEKIITFETYYDVMLAHIIRTKLEGYGIPCFIADENTIGSNPLYNQAVGGIKLKIFERDLERCREILAAEGDLHDQDHIEIDDETLNAVICPYCGSTNVRYGSATEKRVHWLTAIISFLLMIFPFYSRKAWHCFNCQRDFE, encoded by the coding sequence ATGGCCGTTCAACCCGAAGAAAAGATCATAACATTTGAAACCTATTATGATGTGATGCTTGCCCATATCATCCGTACCAAACTGGAGGGTTATGGCATTCCCTGCTTCATTGCCGATGAAAACACCATTGGTTCTAACCCGCTTTATAATCAGGCGGTGGGCGGCATTAAACTTAAAATATTTGAGCGCGACCTGGAACGTTGCCGTGAAATCTTAGCTGCCGAAGGCGATCTGCATGACCAGGACCATATTGAAATTGACGACGAAACACTTAACGCGGTGATCTGTCCTTACTGCGGCTCAACCAATGTACGCTATGGCTCTGCAACCGAAAAAAGGGTTCATTGGCTCACCGCCATCATCTCATTTTTATTAATGATATTCCCTTTTTATAGCCGTAAAGCGTGGCATTGCTTTAACTGCCAGCGGGATTTTGAATAG
- a CDS encoding N(4)-(beta-N-acetylglucosaminyl)-L-asparaginase, translated as MFNRRKFIKLSAAGASFAALSKSTIAKTVISRPEGGYPIVISTWDFGIIANKGAWKVLSAGGRALDAIEAGARIPEAEDITNHTVGRTGLPDRDGHVTLDSCIMDEFGNCGSVAAMENIAHPISVARLVMEKTPHVMLVGEGATQFAVEQGMKKEKLLTPETEKIWKEWLKKAQYSPVMNIENGGKPGNKYNHDTIGMLAIDAKGNISGGCTTSGMAFKLHGRVGDSPIIGAGLYVDNEVGGATSTGVGEEVIRNVGSFLVVELMRQGLSPEDACKEAVNRIIKKKPEIAKKIQVGFLAINKKGEYGAYAIQSGFSYAVCNAQQQDLLIPGKSYYK; from the coding sequence ATGTTCAACCGCCGTAAGTTCATCAAATTATCCGCCGCAGGTGCTTCATTTGCAGCGCTTTCTAAATCTACCATAGCAAAAACTGTCATATCAAGGCCCGAGGGTGGTTATCCTATCGTAATCTCGACCTGGGATTTTGGCATCATTGCCAACAAAGGTGCCTGGAAAGTATTATCAGCCGGGGGCCGTGCGCTTGATGCCATTGAAGCCGGAGCCCGCATCCCCGAAGCCGAAGATATCACCAACCATACTGTTGGCCGCACCGGCTTGCCCGATCGCGACGGACATGTTACCCTCGATTCATGTATCATGGACGAGTTTGGCAACTGCGGCTCAGTAGCTGCCATGGAGAATATAGCCCATCCTATTTCGGTAGCCCGTTTGGTGATGGAAAAAACCCCTCACGTAATGCTGGTTGGCGAAGGCGCAACCCAGTTTGCCGTTGAGCAGGGCATGAAAAAAGAAAAACTGCTAACCCCGGAAACTGAAAAGATCTGGAAAGAATGGCTTAAAAAAGCCCAGTACAGCCCCGTAATGAATATCGAAAACGGCGGCAAACCGGGCAATAAATACAACCATGATACTATTGGTATGCTGGCCATTGACGCTAAAGGCAATATCTCGGGTGGCTGCACTACCAGCGGCATGGCCTTTAAACTGCATGGCCGTGTTGGCGACAGCCCTATTATAGGCGCAGGCCTTTATGTAGATAATGAAGTGGGCGGTGCAACATCAACCGGTGTTGGCGAGGAAGTGATCCGCAATGTGGGCAGCTTTTTGGTAGTTGAGCTGATGCGCCAGGGTTTATCGCCCGAGGATGCCTGCAAAGAAGCCGTAAACCGCATTATCAAAAAGAAACCCGAGATAGCAAAAAAAATCCAGGTGGGCTTTTTAGCCATCAACAAAAAAGGTGAATACGGCGCTTATGCCATACAAAGTGGTTTTTCATACGCTGTTTGCAATGCGCAGCAGCAGGACCTGTTGATACCGGGCAAGAGTTATTATAAATAG
- a CDS encoding copper homeostasis protein CutC gives MYQPVSLEVCANSVTSALAAQEGGAVRVELCENLKDGGTTPSHGTILMARSLLHIKLYVLIRPRGGDFLYNDMEYKLMMADIRYCIDAGCDGIVIGILREDGTIDIERCTEMVRLARQWGLGVTFHRAFDMCADQHKALEEIIEMGCERILTSGGKSTAIEGASNLNRLIEQAADRISIMPGSGVSEANVADLIHFTGAKEVHSSARIKIASKMKFHNEHIMMSAEAGDEYSIDVTGVDRVKELIRLANS, from the coding sequence ATGTATCAACCCGTATCGCTCGAAGTTTGTGCTAATTCGGTTACCTCGGCCCTGGCGGCCCAGGAGGGCGGCGCTGTACGTGTTGAACTTTGCGAAAATTTGAAAGATGGCGGTACCACCCCCTCGCACGGTACCATATTAATGGCCCGCAGCCTGCTCCATATCAAGCTTTATGTACTTATTCGCCCGCGCGGCGGCGACTTTTTGTACAATGATATGGAATACAAACTCATGATGGCCGATATCAGGTATTGTATTGATGCCGGATGCGATGGCATTGTGATAGGCATACTTCGGGAAGACGGCACGATAGATATAGAACGCTGTACCGAAATGGTGCGCCTCGCCCGGCAATGGGGGCTGGGCGTAACGTTCCACCGGGCTTTCGATATGTGTGCGGACCAGCACAAAGCCCTTGAAGAAATTATTGAAATGGGCTGTGAGCGGATCCTGACCTCGGGTGGTAAAAGTACCGCTATTGAAGGTGCCAGCAACTTAAACCGTCTTATTGAACAGGCTGCAGACCGCATCAGCATTATGCCCGGAAGCGGTGTAAGTGAAGCAAACGTTGCGGATCTGATCCATTTTACAGGGGCTAAAGAAGTTCATTCATCAGCAAGGATAAAAATTGCCAGCAAAATGAAGTTCCATAATGAACATATCATGATGAGCGCCGAAGCAGGTGATGAATACAGTATTGATGTAACAGGGGTTGACAGGGTTAAGGAATTGATCAGGTTGGCGAATAGTTAG
- a CDS encoding metallophosphoesterase: MHSSGFLKVFAIIALISLLFDWYIHSGLKTLTADWQSNLWRSVVLWGYLIISVGVTALFLLGFGAFSTASGMRPFHEWMLSLFLTFFVTKLVFIIVLSLGDLGRFFVGVFNLISGSGRGAGQSAFPGRRKFISEIAVLVAAVPFTSFFYAMLKGKYDYKLHKTTLYFDDLPDAFDGFTITQLSDIHSGSFDNTEAMQRGIDLAKAQKSDLFVFTGDLVNNAASEIEPYIDRFGQIKAPYGQFSILGNHDYGDYIHWDSIQEKAANLDKLKQHHKALGYRLLLDENVTIEKGGQKISLIGIQNWGRGFIQVGDLNKALQGVPQDAFKILLSHDPTHWEEQVRYNPTTIHLTLSGHTHGAQFGVEIPGFRWSPVKYRYVDWAGLANEKDRYLYVNRGFGFLAFSGRLGIWPEVTVIELKKKTA; the protein is encoded by the coding sequence ATGCACAGTAGTGGCTTTTTAAAAGTATTCGCAATTATTGCGTTGATTAGTTTATTGTTTGATTGGTACATCCATTCCGGCCTTAAAACCTTAACTGCCGACTGGCAATCAAACCTGTGGCGCAGTGTTGTTTTATGGGGATACTTAATCATATCGGTTGGTGTAACTGCTTTGTTCTTGCTTGGTTTTGGTGCTTTTAGCACGGCAAGCGGTATGCGCCCTTTTCATGAATGGATGCTGAGCCTGTTCCTTACATTTTTTGTTACCAAACTTGTTTTCATAATTGTACTGTCCCTTGGCGATCTGGGACGGTTTTTTGTGGGAGTATTCAATTTGATCAGTGGTTCGGGCAGGGGGGCCGGGCAGTCAGCTTTTCCCGGCCGGCGTAAGTTTATCAGCGAGATAGCAGTACTGGTAGCTGCTGTACCTTTCACTTCGTTTTTTTATGCCATGCTTAAGGGTAAATACGATTATAAGCTTCATAAAACCACACTTTATTTTGATGATTTGCCCGATGCCTTTGATGGCTTTACCATTACCCAGCTTTCTGATATCCATTCGGGAAGCTTTGATAATACGGAGGCAATGCAGCGCGGTATCGACCTGGCTAAAGCGCAAAAGAGCGACCTGTTTGTTTTTACCGGCGACCTGGTGAATAATGCAGCATCGGAAATTGAACCTTATATCGACAGGTTCGGGCAGATCAAAGCGCCTTACGGACAGTTTTCCATTTTGGGGAACCACGATTACGGTGATTATATCCATTGGGATAGCATACAGGAAAAGGCAGCCAACCTCGATAAGCTTAAACAACATCACAAAGCATTAGGTTATCGTTTGCTGCTGGATGAAAATGTGACCATTGAAAAAGGCGGACAAAAGATCTCCCTGATCGGGATCCAAAACTGGGGCAGAGGTTTCATTCAAGTAGGTGATTTGAATAAGGCGCTTCAGGGCGTGCCCCAGGATGCTTTTAAAATACTGCTTTCGCATGACCCTACCCATTGGGAAGAGCAGGTTCGTTATAACCCAACAACCATCCATCTTACCTTATCAGGGCATACTCATGGGGCGCAGTTTGGTGTAGAGATTCCCGGCTTTAGATGGAGCCCGGTAAAATACCGCTATGTGGACTGGGCTGGGCTGGCTAATGAAAAGGACCGCTACCTGTACGTAAACCGCGGTTTTGGTTTCCTGGCATTTTCGGGCAGGCTGGGCATTTGGCCGGAGGTTACAGTTATTGAGCTGAAGAAAAAGACAGCGTAA